From Ndongobacter massiliensis:
CATAGCCCGGATTTCGCCGACAACTTGGGCAAGGCAAAGGGCTTTGCGGAATATGCCCGCCAAAATCCCGGCGTTGGACGCATCGAGCTGATTCGCATGGATAAAGATCCGGTGGGAAATAAGCGTTTTAAGCGTCTTGATATGTCCAGAAGTGCTATCCGCGATAAAGTTCTGAAAGCTATGACGAATGATGAAATTAACCATATCTTTGATATGGATGGAGTGTTTTAGATGTGCAATATTTGCAATGGAGTGATAGGTAATATGGGTGATAATAGGTCAGATGAACTTATGGTGATCGAAGATAATATTAGAAACACATATGGGAGTGTTGTTTGGTCACACAAAATTCAGGAAAAAGAAGCAGATATTTCAATCAAAAAATATAAGATTCTTGAAACTATGAGGGTAATAGCTTCTTCTCTCACATCTGTTGGTATCATATCGTTGCTCTTTTCAAATGATTTGTGGATTAAAATTGTATCAGCAATACTATCTTTTATTTCTGTAGGCGTGAGCGCTTTTTTCAAATCTTTCGATTTGCAGAAAACGGTATCAAGCCATAAGGCAGCTGCTAACAAGTTACTAAAAGCTAGGGATGAACTTAGACTATTGCTAATCAAGACACGTTTGGATACCCACTCTACCAAAAAGTTGCTAGAAGAGTATCAAC
This genomic window contains:
- a CDS encoding SLATT domain-containing protein, which produces MGDNRSDELMVIEDNIRNTYGSVVWSHKIQEKEADISIKKYKILETMRVIASSLTSVGIISLLFSNDLWIKIVSAILSFISVGVSAFFKSFDLQKTVSSHKAAANKLLKARDELRLLLIKTRLDTHSTKKLLEEYQQLVAEIDAIYAEAPTTSDLAVRKARTALNVTKDNLITDAEIDNNLPQSLRKDYVE